In one window of Bifidobacterium sp. WK041_4_12 DNA:
- a CDS encoding ABC transporter permease has product MGRYVGKRLLSAIPVLFIVGIIAFVLSHLSGGDPARVVAGNDATQAQVEAIRQQMGLNQSLPVQLWQWMINIVHGNLGYSYILGEQVTTTILSHIFPTLSVALFGEAISLVIAIPLGVLAADKHGRIADKIVLAFATLTTSLPSFLAGLLLMILFVLQLKLLPASGFVNPNEDLAGYFSHLILPGVSVATLQIAIISRMTRSSMIDALGSDYMRTASAKGLTRSRQLWVHAFKNSSIPILTIIGQSFGELIAGAIVVETVFDVPGIGQLVVNSILRRDYQMIQGIMIFVALVFIIVNLITDVLYAVVDPRIRERSF; this is encoded by the coding sequence ATGGGGAGATATGTTGGGAAACGATTGCTTTCCGCAATACCTGTGTTATTCATCGTTGGCATAATTGCGTTTGTACTGTCCCACCTCAGCGGCGGCGATCCTGCACGAGTCGTTGCTGGGAATGATGCCACGCAGGCGCAGGTTGAAGCAATCAGGCAGCAGATGGGACTCAATCAGAGTCTGCCCGTTCAACTGTGGCAGTGGATGATCAACATTGTTCATGGCAATCTGGGATATTCCTACATTCTTGGCGAGCAAGTGACGACAACGATTCTGTCCCATATTTTTCCAACGTTGTCGGTCGCTTTGTTTGGTGAAGCCATTTCACTCGTCATAGCAATTCCTTTGGGAGTGTTGGCAGCCGACAAGCATGGAAGAATAGCCGATAAAATCGTCTTGGCCTTTGCCACGCTGACCACCTCACTGCCAAGCTTTCTGGCGGGGCTGCTGCTGATGATCCTGTTCGTGCTGCAGCTCAAGCTGCTTCCTGCAAGTGGTTTCGTCAATCCAAACGAGGATTTGGCAGGATACTTCAGTCATTTGATTCTTCCTGGAGTCTCTGTGGCGACGTTGCAAATCGCGATTATCTCACGCATGACCCGATCCTCCATGATTGATGCCCTGGGCAGTGACTATATGAGAACTGCATCCGCGAAAGGTCTGACGCGTTCACGCCAGCTTTGGGTGCACGCATTCAAGAATTCCTCGATTCCGATTCTCACGATCATCGGTCAATCGTTCGGCGAGCTGATAGCCGGTGCCATTGTCGTCGAAACAGTGTTTGACGTTCCAGGCATCGGCCAGTTGGTGGTCAACTCGATTCTCCGACGCGATTACCAGATGATTCAGGGAATCATGATTTTTGTCGCCTTGGTCTTCATCATCGTCAATCTCATAACGGATGTCCTGTATGCAGTCGTTGACCCAAGAATACGAGAAAGGTCGTTCTGA
- a CDS encoding aspartate aminotransferase family protein, protein MSNELDDSTITFEDYEQFLSPALSKATTLVAESGKGMYLTDVKGKRYIDWVQGIAVNALGHAHPRVVAAAKAQIDKLITASFNVVNYPTTLKLAKRIAQFTPGDLNSILFANGGAEATDAAIKLARVVTKRPAVIAFKGSFHGRTVGAISITASNSFYRKGIEPLMGGVYFTPYPSKDLCPSGYDAKQRADWCLGEIERLFKYCVSPDEVACIYVEPVQGEGGYVVPDPSFLKGLRDICTKHGIMLVFDEIQSGYGRTGKMFASMHSGVVPDIMTVGKAIAGGFPMSAVISTENIMQTWRPGMHGGTFGGNPVAGAAGLAVLDEFEEHNIVEHAAQLGEYFKSKLLELQKKYPWIADVRGVGMMLAIEFGSKDGMSGAEVFHEVSHRALDKGLLLLGCGADHDAVRFAAPLNSTVDDVDKGLMVLDDVLASI, encoded by the coding sequence ATGTCCAACGAACTCGATGATTCAACAATCACATTTGAAGACTATGAACAATTTCTCAGCCCCGCACTTTCGAAGGCGACAACCCTGGTCGCTGAATCCGGCAAGGGGATGTATCTGACCGATGTGAAGGGCAAGCGATATATCGATTGGGTTCAGGGCATAGCGGTGAATGCGCTCGGTCATGCTCACCCCAGGGTTGTCGCTGCGGCAAAGGCTCAGATCGATAAGCTGATAACCGCTTCGTTCAATGTCGTGAACTATCCAACGACGTTGAAGCTTGCCAAGCGGATTGCTCAATTCACGCCTGGCGACCTCAATTCGATTCTGTTCGCCAATGGTGGCGCAGAGGCAACGGACGCTGCCATCAAATTGGCTCGTGTCGTCACCAAACGTCCTGCGGTGATAGCGTTCAAAGGTTCATTCCATGGCCGCACCGTTGGAGCAATCAGCATCACCGCCTCAAATTCCTTCTATCGCAAGGGGATTGAGCCTCTGATGGGTGGCGTATATTTCACGCCCTATCCTTCCAAGGACTTATGCCCATCTGGTTACGACGCGAAGCAGCGTGCCGACTGGTGCCTTGGCGAAATTGAACGGCTCTTCAAATACTGCGTTTCGCCCGATGAAGTCGCATGCATCTATGTGGAACCGGTTCAGGGCGAGGGTGGCTATGTGGTTCCTGATCCAAGCTTCCTGAAAGGGTTGCGCGACATCTGCACCAAGCATGGCATCATGCTCGTCTTTGACGAGATCCAGTCCGGCTATGGCCGCACGGGCAAGATGTTTGCGAGCATGCATTCGGGGGTTGTTCCAGACATCATGACCGTTGGCAAGGCCATCGCTGGTGGTTTTCCCATGAGTGCAGTGATCTCCACAGAGAACATCATGCAGACCTGGCGTCCAGGCATGCATGGAGGGACGTTTGGAGGCAATCCTGTTGCAGGTGCCGCAGGTCTGGCAGTGCTTGACGAATTTGAAGAGCACAACATCGTCGAACATGCCGCGCAATTAGGGGAATACTTCAAATCGAAGCTGCTTGAATTGCAGAAGAAATACCCGTGGATCGCCGATGTTCGCGGTGTCGGCATGATGCTGGCCATTGAATTCGGTTCGAAAGATGGCATGAGCGGTGCTGAAGTCTTCCACGAAGTGTCTCACCGTGCCTTGGACAAGGGGCTGCTTCTGCTGGGCTGCGGTGCTGATCATGATGCGGTGAGATTTGCCGCGCCATTGAATTCCACTGTCGATGACGTAGATAAAGGACTCATGGTGCTTGATGACGTGCTCGCTTCAATCTGA
- a CDS encoding helix-turn-helix domain-containing protein, which produces MEQGIIWVHPTDVINAASFAEQGEILLTCSTNFPLESMQNANDISLLKRDLRKLGLPADVDDVQHAYETLWLEYMSTLAHAGVIAIGFGLKMKHPTIPKAMLQAAMEYHIMLFEVPEEVNFSEIVKTVLHRQAEESEGIQRVMYSVQRELFRATDSENVIESVVRESARRAHGWSAFVNPKGGIVSISDASKSQQAMHLSLLMIQQEEQHSNSAKTCFCISKGRNRYYLCIVEDGRQRLGTVIVSSQGNSDSSIARAVGISAADALAWSLPSRIEERKRRMRIGNLAVEQLAGGNVDLASLLFHELHKNAVSFPMTLLCIDPQSTQSDFTSSVSDDIADDGALFGKFHDYYWILVPVDQSERIRALLANSKRILYGTAAIKAFSEAPDAFQLALKDLCMKRIGSHDSIIDLSPHELVSPEIAAAYSSELFALVRSLPTNEKNQLMRTLRELLYTAFNVGAAAKRLAVHRHTVENRMSKLESLLGLDFANESARVKVWIACSFMRDEEMSTSR; this is translated from the coding sequence ATGGAGCAGGGGATTATTTGGGTACATCCGACTGATGTGATCAACGCGGCCAGCTTTGCCGAACAAGGTGAGATTCTGCTTACCTGTTCTACGAACTTTCCTTTGGAGAGCATGCAGAATGCCAACGACATTTCCTTGCTGAAACGTGACTTGCGCAAGCTCGGCCTGCCCGCCGATGTGGACGATGTTCAGCATGCGTACGAGACCTTGTGGTTAGAGTATATGTCCACGCTCGCTCACGCCGGAGTCATTGCCATCGGCTTTGGCCTCAAGATGAAGCATCCAACGATTCCCAAAGCCATGCTTCAGGCGGCGATGGAATACCATATCATGCTGTTCGAAGTACCTGAAGAGGTGAACTTTTCCGAAATTGTAAAGACCGTGCTGCATCGGCAGGCTGAGGAAAGCGAAGGCATCCAGCGCGTCATGTATAGCGTGCAGCGCGAACTGTTCCGTGCGACAGATAGCGAGAATGTCATCGAGTCAGTCGTCAGGGAAAGCGCAAGAAGGGCACATGGATGGTCGGCTTTCGTCAATCCCAAGGGAGGCATCGTTTCGATTTCCGATGCAAGCAAGTCCCAGCAGGCCATGCACCTTTCCCTGCTGATGATTCAGCAGGAGGAACAGCATAGCAACAGTGCAAAGACGTGTTTCTGCATATCAAAAGGAAGAAACCGATATTATCTCTGTATCGTTGAGGACGGCAGACAACGATTGGGAACGGTTATCGTATCGTCTCAAGGCAATAGCGATAGCAGCATAGCTCGAGCAGTGGGTATCTCCGCTGCCGATGCACTGGCCTGGAGTCTGCCGTCTCGGATCGAAGAGCGCAAGAGAAGAATGCGCATCGGCAATCTCGCTGTTGAACAGTTGGCCGGTGGCAACGTGGATCTCGCGTCATTGCTTTTCCACGAGCTCCATAAGAATGCCGTATCATTCCCGATGACCCTACTCTGCATAGACCCACAATCAACGCAGAGCGACTTCACGTCAAGCGTTTCAGATGACATAGCCGACGATGGAGCGCTGTTCGGGAAGTTCCACGACTATTACTGGATTCTTGTTCCCGTCGACCAGAGCGAACGCATTCGCGCCCTGCTTGCGAATTCAAAGCGAATCCTCTATGGCACGGCCGCAATCAAGGCCTTTTCAGAAGCTCCAGATGCTTTTCAGCTCGCTCTGAAAGACCTGTGCATGAAAAGAATCGGTAGCCATGATTCGATTATTGACCTGTCTCCACATGAGCTGGTGAGTCCTGAGATCGCTGCAGCGTATTCCTCTGAACTGTTCGCTCTGGTGAGGAGTCTGCCAACGAACGAGAAAAATCAGCTCATGCGTACGCTCAGGGAGCTGCTCTACACCGCATTCAACGTTGGAGCCGCTGCCAAAAGGCTCGCCGTCCACCGCCATACCGTCGAAAATCGAATGAGCAAGCTCGAATCACTGCTTGGCCTGGATTTCGCGAATGAGTCGGCACGCGTGAAAGTGTGGATAGCATGCTCGTTCATGCGTGACGAAGAAATGTCAACATCACGTTAA
- a CDS encoding DUF5067 domain-containing protein: MTVSGIIALVLGILSLLICYIPILNNGSVILGAIGAVLGIVAVIATRAKGKRSGRIIAILGLALSAISIIVALTVQAALSKAIDDAFTGPTASETASGKASEAGNKETGKESETAFDEAYLTHGHIKIAGLTKAGNDYDGKPTVIATYEWTNTGDDTMFMTAFNTKAFQNGASLNLAIYLDHPEGYDANASMTTLKKGTTQTVTVAYVLTDETSPVTIEASDFIGGDTKIAKEFTL; encoded by the coding sequence GTGACCGTTTCAGGGATCATTGCTCTCGTGCTCGGTATACTGAGTCTGCTTATCTGCTACATTCCCATTCTTAACAACGGGTCGGTGATACTTGGTGCCATAGGCGCGGTGCTTGGCATCGTGGCCGTTATCGCTACGCGCGCCAAGGGCAAGCGATCTGGCAGGATCATCGCCATCCTCGGTCTGGCACTTTCCGCAATCTCCATCATCGTCGCGCTAACCGTCCAGGCAGCGCTCAGCAAAGCAATCGACGACGCGTTCACCGGACCCACCGCGAGCGAGACCGCGTCAGGCAAGGCCAGCGAAGCGGGCAACAAGGAAACCGGGAAAGAGTCTGAAACGGCATTCGACGAGGCATACCTCACACACGGCCACATCAAGATCGCTGGCCTCACCAAGGCAGGCAACGACTACGACGGCAAACCCACCGTCATCGCCACCTACGAATGGACCAACACCGGCGACGACACCATGTTCATGACAGCCTTCAACACCAAGGCCTTCCAGAACGGGGCAAGCCTCAATCTTGCTATCTACCTCGATCATCCTGAAGGATACGACGCAAACGCAAGCATGACGACCCTCAAAAAAGGCACCACGCAGACCGTGACCGTCGCCTACGTCCTCACCGACGAGACCAGCCCCGTCACCATAGAAGCATCAGACTTCATCGGAGGAGACACCAAGATAGCCAAAGAATTCACCCTATAG
- a CDS encoding DUF262 domain-containing protein, whose translation MSEDDFPYEGKEETENEETPYLTFDVTTYPSDLTFQVLVDMWKSKDIIIPEYQRNFVWNQKQASLLIDSFLTGLPVPQLFFYRDGNDQYQVIDGQQRLTSIIYYMEGYFGPEKPNGTRKTFRLSGLDEKAPWSGKSYLELAPKYQRRLRSSVIRVMNVQQLKPGNDGSSAYYIFQRLNTGGTRLSSQEIRNVVYRGPFNDGLKALNRDKNWRKLIGKSDEDRRQKDTELILRIFALSFYRSDYKKPLTEFLNKSISSNKNSSSSSTFDFDFLFQRATKMAYETFGEKAFFPRGRLNVATLDSVMSVLIRNYDELDLPNLSHNWKQLQLDEKFIERTTTNTTDEKTVQLRIRSVLKYLSSKPYEDDDYVSAR comes from the coding sequence ATGAGTGAAGATGATTTCCCTTATGAAGGGAAAGAAGAGACAGAAAACGAAGAAACTCCATATTTGACTTTTGACGTAACAACATATCCTTCAGATTTGACGTTCCAAGTACTAGTTGACATGTGGAAATCGAAAGACATTATTATTCCCGAGTATCAAAGAAATTTTGTCTGGAACCAGAAACAAGCGTCACTCCTGATCGATTCCTTCTTGACGGGGCTACCGGTTCCTCAGCTCTTTTTTTACCGTGATGGGAATGATCAGTACCAGGTCATTGACGGGCAACAAAGACTGACAAGTATCATTTATTATATGGAAGGGTATTTTGGTCCAGAAAAGCCAAATGGCACCCGTAAGACCTTCAGACTAAGCGGCCTCGATGAGAAAGCACCCTGGTCAGGAAAATCATACCTTGAGTTAGCCCCCAAGTACCAGAGAAGACTCAGATCGAGCGTCATCAGGGTAATGAATGTTCAACAACTCAAACCTGGCAACGATGGTTCGAGTGCCTACTACATTTTCCAAAGACTGAACACAGGCGGCACACGCTTGAGCAGTCAGGAAATTCGAAACGTCGTATATCGCGGTCCATTCAATGATGGGCTCAAGGCACTCAACCGAGACAAAAACTGGAGAAAGCTTATAGGAAAATCTGACGAAGACAGGCGGCAAAAAGATACAGAACTTATATTACGAATCTTTGCACTTTCGTTTTATCGATCGGACTATAAAAAGCCACTGACAGAATTTTTGAACAAGAGCATTTCATCCAATAAAAATTCTTCAAGTTCTTCCACATTTGATTTCGATTTTCTGTTCCAGCGAGCTACAAAGATGGCCTATGAAACCTTCGGTGAAAAAGCCTTCTTCCCTCGCGGAAGACTGAATGTCGCGACCCTTGATTCGGTTATGTCTGTCCTAATTCGGAACTATGACGAATTGGATTTGCCTAACCTTTCACACAACTGGAAGCAACTGCAATTAGACGAAAAATTTATCGAAAGAACCACGACCAACACCACGGATGAAAAAACCGTACAGCTTCGTATACGCAGTGTTTTGAAATATCTGAGCAGCAAGCCTTATGAAGATGACGATTATGTATCAGCACGCTGA
- a CDS encoding HEPN domain-containing protein, which yields MTIMYQHAETAIKGLRVAYPSIKDPAQRIAFTGMVVVAATTSYEIEIHEALLNFIDSKHNAVLSTFAREQWNQMNGHISYPELTTGYLKYLGNQYCDYFKNLSSSQDKAQTANGHHIINSYAQVIRNRNSFVHGGMEHTSNLTFEEAIKYYKEGKYVIQWFSNTLKHTFAENSEE from the coding sequence ATGACGATTATGTATCAGCACGCTGAAACCGCCATTAAAGGCCTAAGAGTTGCATACCCATCAATAAAAGATCCCGCTCAACGAATCGCTTTTACCGGCATGGTAGTTGTTGCCGCAACCACGTCTTATGAAATCGAAATTCATGAAGCACTACTAAATTTTATCGATTCAAAACACAACGCCGTTCTTAGCACCTTCGCTCGAGAACAGTGGAATCAAATGAATGGACACATCTCTTATCCCGAACTAACGACCGGGTATTTAAAATACCTCGGAAATCAGTACTGTGACTATTTTAAGAATCTCAGCAGTTCCCAGGACAAAGCACAAACTGCAAACGGGCATCACATCATTAACAGTTATGCACAGGTAATACGAAATCGAAATAGTTTCGTTCATGGTGGGATGGAACATACATCAAATCTTACTTTCGAGGAGGCAATCAAATATTACAAAGAGGGGAAGTATGTGATTCAGTGGTTCAGCAATACACTGAAACACACCTTCGCCGAAAACAGTGAAGAGTAA